A part of Gramella sp. MAR_2010_147 genomic DNA contains:
- a CDS encoding sodium:solute symporter, with translation MTPLLVFGVIAVYFLVLLGISHLTSKKADNNTFFTANKQSPWFLVAYGMVGASLSGVTFISVPGEVGNSNWTYLQFVMGNMVGYAVIAFILIPLFYKLKLVSIYEYLKNRFGQNSYYTGSVFFLISQTIGASFRLFLAALVLQIAFFDAFGIPFFVTVLSTIILIWLYTFRGGIKTIVWTDTLQTTFLLLAVVISIKMIVDHMGLGFSEVIATVSDSKMSTIFDWDWRSDRNFYKTFLAGIFITIAMNGLDQNVMQKNLTCKNQKDAQKNIFWFSITFFVSTVLFLSLGVLLYKFAIDQNIAIPERTDDLYPLLALNHFGILAGIVFLLGIIAAAFSSADSALTALTTSFCVDILDLPNKKSNQKRTRLWVHIGFTFLMFVVIIIFNSLNDSSVVSAVFKVAGFTYGPLLGLFAFGLLNRRFVKDRLVPVVCILAPIISVILDQYSETWFNGYQFGFEILLVNAALTFIGLWLLYDKKPGSL, from the coding sequence ATGACGCCCTTACTGGTATTTGGAGTTATAGCTGTCTATTTTTTGGTGTTATTGGGAATTAGCCATTTAACCTCAAAAAAAGCTGATAATAACACCTTTTTCACAGCTAATAAGCAATCTCCCTGGTTCCTGGTAGCTTATGGAATGGTTGGAGCCTCACTTTCAGGAGTTACTTTTATTTCGGTACCGGGTGAAGTGGGAAATTCCAACTGGACCTACTTACAGTTCGTAATGGGGAATATGGTAGGTTATGCGGTCATCGCATTTATACTTATTCCATTATTTTATAAACTAAAGCTGGTATCTATTTATGAGTATTTAAAAAATCGTTTTGGGCAAAATTCTTATTACACAGGCTCTGTCTTCTTTCTAATTTCGCAAACCATTGGGGCATCTTTCAGGCTTTTCCTGGCAGCATTGGTACTGCAGATCGCTTTTTTTGATGCCTTTGGAATTCCTTTTTTCGTTACGGTACTTTCAACGATAATACTCATTTGGTTATATACGTTTCGAGGAGGGATTAAAACTATTGTCTGGACAGATACACTTCAAACAACTTTTCTTCTTCTGGCAGTGGTAATAAGTATCAAAATGATCGTAGATCATATGGGACTTGGTTTTTCGGAAGTAATAGCTACTGTTTCTGATAGTAAGATGTCAACGATATTTGACTGGGATTGGCGGTCTGACCGAAATTTTTATAAGACCTTCCTTGCAGGTATTTTTATTACCATCGCAATGAATGGATTGGATCAGAATGTAATGCAGAAAAATCTTACTTGTAAGAATCAAAAAGATGCGCAAAAGAATATTTTCTGGTTCTCCATCACATTTTTTGTTTCTACAGTTCTATTCCTTTCGCTGGGAGTTTTACTATATAAGTTCGCAATAGATCAGAATATCGCAATTCCAGAAAGAACAGACGATCTATATCCATTATTGGCTTTGAATCATTTTGGTATTCTGGCCGGAATAGTCTTTTTACTGGGAATCATTGCCGCGGCTTTCTCTAGTGCCGATTCTGCTTTAACAGCCTTAACAACTTCTTTCTGTGTAGATATTCTGGATTTACCTAATAAGAAGTCTAACCAGAAAAGAACAAGATTATGGGTTCATATAGGTTTTACGTTTTTAATGTTTGTGGTAATTATAATTTTTAATAGCTTGAATGATTCTAGCGTGGTAAGTGCTGTTTTTAAAGTAGCTGGATTTACTTATGGACCATTATTGGGCCTCTTTGCCTTCGGATTATTAAACAGAAGGTTTGTGAAAGACAGGTTGGTCCCGGTGGTATGCATCCTTGCACCCATAATTTCTGTAATTCTTGATCAATATTCTGAAACCTGGTTCAACGGGTATCAGTTCGGATTTGAAATATTGCTGGTAAATGCAGCGCTTACATTTATTGGACTCTGGCTTTTATATGACAAAAAACCCGGATCTCTTTAA
- a CDS encoding family 10 glycosylhydrolase: MISRYKIFTLLFVLVLLNSCKTTKTTQEKSTSEKIIEKEIDSASSETASVPEVPMEKVETPKRNRVNPPLNIEEFRAAWVATVANINWPSKSGLSTMQQQKEALKLLDFLQTHNFNAVIFQVRPQADALYESEIEPWSYFLTGEQGKAPEPYYDPLDFWIREAHKRGLELHVWLNPYRAHHTTGGDVTNTSIIRQKPELAVELANGMWWLDPAKKETQDHSAAVVMDIVERYDIDGVHFDDYFYPYDSYNNGKDFPDEKTFASYKSNNGELSKGDWRRDHVNRFIKRIYEEIKAEKPHVKFGLSPFGIWRPGYPQSVTGYDQYDKLYADAKLWLNEGWIDYFTPQLYWQINKPGQSFPELLGWWESENTKNRHLWPGINVGLGGDEKNVDETINQIMITRGMLPESKGTVHWSIGPLLKHENLAKALQEGPYRKKALVPPSPWLDENAPETPVLTSRIENDRVLLNWEAANSEEITRYVLWFKYDQGGWDYKILDGNTSSYSLQYIVGEKKSKIEKLGLTAVDRVGNQSEFKEINLKRS; this comes from the coding sequence ATGATATCACGTTATAAAATATTTACGCTACTCTTTGTATTGGTGTTACTGAACTCTTGTAAAACCACTAAAACTACTCAGGAAAAATCTACTTCTGAAAAAATCATCGAAAAAGAAATAGATAGTGCCTCCAGCGAAACAGCTTCCGTGCCTGAAGTTCCTATGGAGAAAGTCGAGACCCCTAAAAGAAACAGAGTGAACCCGCCCCTAAATATTGAAGAGTTCAGAGCGGCCTGGGTTGCTACGGTAGCGAATATCAACTGGCCAAGTAAATCTGGCCTTTCGACGATGCAGCAGCAAAAGGAAGCATTGAAACTCCTTGACTTTCTCCAAACTCATAATTTTAATGCGGTAATTTTTCAGGTGAGGCCTCAGGCCGATGCTTTATATGAGAGCGAGATCGAACCATGGTCATATTTTCTAACAGGGGAACAGGGAAAAGCTCCTGAACCTTATTATGATCCGCTTGATTTCTGGATCAGGGAAGCTCATAAAAGAGGACTGGAATTACATGTGTGGCTAAACCCTTATCGTGCTCATCATACTACCGGAGGAGATGTTACCAATACATCTATTATCAGGCAAAAACCTGAACTTGCTGTAGAACTTGCCAACGGAATGTGGTGGCTGGATCCCGCAAAAAAGGAAACTCAGGATCACTCCGCAGCAGTGGTAATGGATATTGTAGAAAGATATGATATTGATGGGGTTCATTTTGATGACTATTTTTATCCCTACGATTCCTATAATAATGGAAAAGACTTTCCAGATGAAAAGACCTTTGCTTCTTATAAGAGTAATAATGGAGAACTTTCAAAAGGAGACTGGAGAAGGGATCATGTGAACAGGTTCATCAAAAGGATCTATGAAGAGATAAAAGCTGAAAAACCTCATGTAAAATTCGGTTTAAGTCCATTCGGGATATGGAGACCAGGTTACCCGCAATCTGTAACCGGTTATGATCAATATGATAAACTTTATGCCGATGCTAAATTGTGGCTGAATGAAGGCTGGATAGACTATTTTACTCCTCAATTGTACTGGCAGATTAATAAACCCGGACAGAGCTTTCCGGAATTACTGGGGTGGTGGGAATCAGAAAATACTAAAAACAGGCATTTATGGCCGGGCATTAATGTAGGTCTTGGCGGTGATGAAAAAAATGTAGATGAAACCATCAACCAGATCATGATCACTCGCGGGATGTTGCCCGAGAGTAAGGGAACGGTTCACTGGAGTATTGGCCCACTTCTGAAACACGAAAATCTTGCAAAAGCTTTACAGGAAGGTCCATATAGAAAGAAAGCGCTCGTGCCTCCAAGTCCGTGGCTTGATGAAAATGCTCCGGAAACCCCGGTTCTTACTTCCAGGATCGAAAATGATCGGGTTCTGTTGAATTGGGAGGCTGCTAATTCAGAAGAAATTACCAGATATGTGCTTTGGTTTAAATATGATCAGGGAGGCTGGGATTATAAGATCCTCGATGGAAATACGTCTTCTTACAGTCTGCAGTATATAGTAGGGGAAAAGAAGAGTAAGATAGAAAAATTAGGTCTTACTGCAGTAGACAGGGTTGGTAATCAAAGTGAATTCAAAGAAATCAATTTAAAGAGATCATAG
- a CDS encoding RagB/SusD family nutrient uptake outer membrane protein, whose amino-acid sequence MKSIYKIAVYFLFAFVITGCEKDFLEVPPQDELVDETYWTSEQNVKTFAYGFYTGYFVGYGSGYSWGDYFSGQSLNDDFAPSNPPLFTQQVPTSGGGWGFGWVRKANIFIDRVQTVPMEEEAIAHWTGIGRFFRAMEYHDLVKRFGDVPYYDAEVVEGDTEQLYRKRDDRTFVMDKVLEDFQYAAENVRDDVDNEGQEVDRSVVLAFMSRVFLYEGTWQKYHENDSQKAAEYLEASKWAAEQVINSGKFSLGNYREVFNSLSLSSNPEVILYREYEEGVLTHALNSYNNKEPQTGPSKDAIESYLAEDGLPIGISPEYQGDKGIENVMANRDPRIYETFVSDELRINGIDSDYSTTAYATHKFLNEEIKDDPIGSSNLNPTDAPVIRYGEVLVNYAEAAAELASVGGPAFTQADLDKSINVLRDRQGIMLPHLQLNGAEPAVNGVTYDDPQRDPAVSAIIWEIRRERRIELMMEGFRLDDLKRWKKLNYVDMVEYPDINRGAWIVKSDYPDANLENLVLTEGDQGYIIPASAQESLRTFDNPRVYLSPLPLDQITLYRNNNVELEQNPGW is encoded by the coding sequence ATGAAATCAATTTATAAAATAGCAGTGTATTTTCTTTTTGCTTTTGTAATTACAGGATGTGAAAAGGACTTTTTAGAAGTTCCGCCTCAGGATGAACTGGTGGATGAAACTTACTGGACTAGTGAACAGAATGTGAAAACCTTCGCTTATGGCTTTTATACCGGGTATTTTGTTGGATATGGGTCTGGTTATTCATGGGGAGATTATTTCTCAGGTCAGTCATTAAATGATGATTTTGCACCCTCTAATCCACCATTATTTACCCAACAGGTACCAACCTCTGGAGGAGGATGGGGTTTTGGCTGGGTTAGAAAAGCGAATATCTTTATAGACCGTGTTCAAACGGTTCCAATGGAAGAGGAAGCCATCGCTCACTGGACCGGAATTGGAAGATTTTTCAGAGCTATGGAGTATCATGACCTTGTAAAGCGTTTTGGTGATGTACCTTATTACGATGCAGAAGTAGTGGAAGGTGATACAGAGCAATTATATAGAAAACGTGACGATCGCACTTTTGTAATGGATAAAGTACTGGAAGACTTTCAATATGCTGCGGAAAATGTAAGGGATGATGTAGACAATGAAGGGCAGGAAGTAGACCGTAGTGTGGTACTTGCATTCATGTCCAGAGTTTTCCTTTACGAAGGGACCTGGCAGAAATATCACGAAAACGATTCTCAAAAAGCAGCTGAATATCTTGAAGCTTCCAAATGGGCTGCAGAACAGGTAATAAATTCAGGAAAGTTCTCTTTAGGGAACTATCGTGAGGTTTTTAATTCATTAAGCCTTTCCTCAAATCCTGAAGTGATCTTATACCGTGAGTACGAAGAAGGAGTGTTAACACATGCTCTTAACAGTTATAATAATAAAGAGCCTCAAACAGGTCCATCAAAAGATGCGATTGAATCATATCTGGCTGAAGACGGTTTACCAATTGGAATCTCTCCGGAATATCAGGGAGATAAAGGTATTGAGAATGTAATGGCCAACAGAGATCCTAGAATTTATGAAACTTTTGTTTCTGATGAATTAAGGATTAACGGGATAGATTCAGATTATTCCACTACGGCGTATGCTACTCATAAATTCCTTAATGAAGAGATCAAGGATGATCCAATAGGAAGCTCTAACTTAAACCCTACAGATGCACCAGTGATTCGTTACGGTGAAGTACTGGTAAATTATGCTGAAGCTGCTGCTGAACTCGCTAGCGTTGGAGGGCCGGCATTTACCCAGGCAGATTTGGATAAATCAATCAATGTACTACGTGACCGTCAGGGAATAATGCTACCTCATCTTCAATTAAACGGAGCAGAACCCGCAGTGAATGGAGTTACATATGATGATCCTCAAAGAGATCCAGCTGTGAGCGCAATTATATGGGAAATAAGACGAGAGCGAAGAATTGAATTAATGATGGAAGGTTTCAGACTTGATGATCTTAAGCGCTGGAAAAAACTAAATTATGTAGATATGGTAGAATATCCTGATATCAACAGAGGGGCATGGATAGTAAAATCAGATTACCCCGATGCAAATCTTGAGAACTTAGTATTAACTGAAGGTGATCAGGGTTATATCATCCCGGCATCAGCTCAGGAGTCCTTAAGAACATTCGATAATCCTAGAGTTTATCTGTCTCCTTTACCACTTGATCAAATTACACTTTATAGAAATAATAACGTGGAACTTGAACAGAACCCTGGGTGGTAG
- a CDS encoding TonB-dependent receptor, whose translation MGKNRQFFVLLFCLFTVSLWAQQKEITGDVFDEDGLPLPGVTVMVQNTSNGTVTDFDGHFELSVPDAGETILVFSSLGFQTQEVKLGNQSQFQITLQTDTESLDEVVVVGYGNQKRKDLTGAVSTIDTEVLESRPITDVGRGLQGTSPGLTITSPTGQIGENPTIKLRGSVGTLGTGGGAEPLILVDNVEVSNLQAINPQDIESISVLKDAASTSIYGARGAWGVILITTKNGSKNRVPSVTYSNNFAWSTPTEVPKVAPAAEGAEMAFAAVNRRIPSLDAFGIVGMYIDQTAIDKMRDWEAQYGGQDLGMEMVEGRDYEVRDGRLFFYRSWDPRELFIKEWAAQQKHDLSVTGGSEKTSYYLGLGYLNQGGVYKTNADKFERYNLNLSINTEVTDWLDVRAKVLNSNSLTTEPFKFGSNTYDAWYYTTRWPAYYPYGTVDGKPFRNHISEVEQANMNEITNSLSRVNLGTTITPTKDLEINFDYTHDRVEGHEHQTGGTLYAYNFWAQGADFSYVPYSSSAYDRVQYSSNWSRRNTAKAFGIYTKELGDHDFKLTLGGDLEEFEYWDHYSQRRNLLNPDQGELDLATGDQFVGGNRNRWTTLGAFGRINYAYNDKFLLELNGRYDGASRLSPDKKWAFFPSMSLGYVLTEEDFMENLKAVSFFKVRGSYGSVGNQDARISNIYRTMSSYGSNWVIDGQEQVTVGTPGALPNSLTWETVTTLDIGLDARFLENRLGLTFDWYERTVSDMHSSGVTLPSSFGTTAPRRNYGELQTKGWELAIDFKHEFSNGLKFNAVGTLSDFKEKVTKYANSTMGIPNPIAAINNTYYEGMTLGEIWGYETDGFFTEDDFNEDGSYADGVASQDIFETNGWFQYGPGDVKYKDINGDGVIDYGSRTVGDSGDLKKIGNSTPRYQYGIQLGANWKGFDLNLFMQGVGKRDFWANGPVFIPGYRYAEGWYEHQLDYWTPENPDAFYPRPNDQQQSNNAMNFLPQTKYLLDLSYLRMKNINLGYTIPAGLSERFNVDRFRIYVSGENLFEFTNGNLPIDPEVDYTQAGLNDTNTFGRVYPFRRSLSAGVQITL comes from the coding sequence ATGGGAAAAAATCGACAATTTTTTGTTCTTCTATTTTGCCTTTTTACTGTAAGTCTCTGGGCTCAGCAAAAAGAAATTACGGGAGACGTTTTTGATGAAGATGGTCTACCACTTCCGGGAGTAACCGTAATGGTTCAAAATACTTCTAATGGAACAGTAACAGATTTTGATGGTCATTTTGAATTATCTGTTCCAGATGCAGGTGAAACGATACTTGTTTTTTCTTCTCTTGGGTTCCAGACACAAGAAGTAAAACTGGGAAATCAATCTCAGTTTCAAATCACCCTTCAAACAGATACTGAAAGTTTAGATGAAGTTGTGGTGGTGGGATATGGTAATCAGAAAAGAAAAGACCTTACTGGTGCAGTATCTACAATTGATACAGAAGTATTGGAATCCAGACCCATAACCGATGTAGGTCGTGGACTTCAGGGTACCAGCCCGGGTCTTACAATTACGAGTCCTACAGGTCAAATTGGTGAAAATCCAACCATAAAATTAAGAGGATCTGTAGGGACTTTGGGAACTGGAGGAGGAGCAGAGCCTCTTATTCTGGTAGATAACGTTGAGGTGTCCAACCTTCAAGCTATAAACCCTCAGGATATTGAAAGTATTTCAGTACTTAAGGATGCAGCTTCTACCTCTATATATGGAGCTAGAGGTGCCTGGGGTGTAATTTTGATTACTACTAAAAATGGTAGCAAGAACAGAGTACCTTCAGTTACATATTCTAATAACTTCGCATGGTCTACGCCAACTGAAGTTCCCAAAGTAGCTCCGGCAGCAGAGGGGGCAGAAATGGCTTTTGCTGCTGTGAATAGGCGTATACCTTCTTTAGACGCCTTTGGTATTGTAGGAATGTATATAGACCAGACGGCTATTGACAAAATGAGAGACTGGGAGGCGCAATATGGCGGCCAGGATCTTGGAATGGAAATGGTTGAAGGCAGAGATTACGAAGTTAGAGACGGGAGATTATTTTTCTACCGCTCCTGGGATCCCCGGGAATTATTCATTAAGGAATGGGCAGCACAGCAAAAACACGATTTATCTGTTACTGGTGGATCTGAAAAGACGAGCTACTACCTTGGCTTAGGATATTTAAATCAGGGTGGCGTTTACAAGACAAATGCAGATAAATTTGAGCGATACAACCTAAACTTAAGTATAAATACTGAAGTTACAGACTGGTTGGATGTGAGGGCAAAAGTTCTAAATAGTAACAGCTTGACTACAGAGCCATTTAAATTTGGTTCTAATACCTATGATGCCTGGTATTATACTACAAGATGGCCTGCATACTACCCTTACGGTACGGTAGATGGAAAACCTTTCAGAAATCATATTTCTGAGGTAGAACAGGCTAATATGAATGAAATTACAAATTCATTATCCAGGGTTAACTTAGGTACTACAATAACGCCAACAAAAGATCTGGAGATTAACTTTGATTATACGCACGATAGAGTAGAGGGTCATGAACACCAAACAGGCGGGACATTATATGCTTATAATTTCTGGGCACAGGGTGCAGATTTTTCTTATGTTCCTTATAGCAGTTCTGCATACGATCGTGTTCAGTATAGCTCAAACTGGAGTAGAAGAAATACGGCTAAAGCTTTTGGGATCTATACTAAAGAACTGGGAGATCACGATTTTAAACTTACATTGGGTGGTGATCTTGAAGAATTTGAATACTGGGATCACTACTCTCAAAGACGAAACCTGTTAAATCCAGATCAGGGTGAATTAGATCTTGCTACAGGTGATCAATTTGTTGGAGGTAATAGAAACCGCTGGACTACTTTAGGTGCTTTCGGAAGAATAAATTATGCTTATAACGACAAATTTTTACTGGAACTGAACGGAAGATATGATGGTGCTTCCAGACTTTCTCCTGATAAAAAATGGGCTTTCTTTCCGTCAATGTCTCTAGGTTATGTGCTTACTGAAGAGGATTTTATGGAAAACCTCAAGGCAGTATCTTTCTTTAAAGTAAGAGGGTCTTATGGATCTGTAGGAAATCAGGATGCAAGGATCAGCAATATTTATCGCACAATGTCATCATACGGTTCCAATTGGGTAATAGACGGGCAGGAGCAGGTAACTGTAGGTACACCAGGGGCCTTGCCCAACTCTTTAACCTGGGAAACGGTGACTACCCTGGATATAGGGCTTGATGCAAGATTTTTGGAGAACCGACTTGGACTTACTTTTGACTGGTATGAAAGAACGGTTTCAGATATGCACAGTAGTGGTGTAACACTTCCTAGCTCATTTGGAACAACGGCTCCAAGAAGAAATTATGGTGAATTGCAAACCAAAGGATGGGAACTTGCAATAGACTTTAAGCATGAGTTTAGCAATGGCCTAAAATTTAATGCGGTAGGAACTTTATCAGATTTTAAAGAGAAAGTTACCAAGTATGCAAATTCTACCATGGGAATACCAAATCCCATAGCAGCTATTAATAACACCTATTATGAGGGGATGACCTTAGGAGAAATATGGGGTTATGAAACTGATGGGTTCTTTACAGAAGACGATTTTAACGAGGATGGTTCTTATGCCGATGGCGTGGCTTCACAGGATATATTTGAAACAAATGGCTGGTTTCAGTATGGACCGGGAGATGTCAAGTATAAAGATATTAATGGTGATGGGGTAATTGACTATGGTTCAAGAACAGTAGGTGATTCAGGAGATTTGAAAAAAATTGGAAACTCTACTCCAAGATATCAATATGGAATACAGCTTGGTGCTAACTGGAAAGGATTCGACTTAAATCTTTTCATGCAAGGGGTAGGAAAACGTGATTTCTGGGCTAACGGACCAGTATTTATCCCTGGATATAGATACGCTGAAGGTTGGTATGAGCATCAGTTAGATTACTGGACACCAGAAAATCCTGATGCATTTTATCCTAGACCAAACGACCAGCAACAATCTAATAATGCAATGAACTTCTTACCTCAAACCAAATATTTACTGGATCTGTCTTATTTAAGAATGAAAAATATCAATCTTGGATATACAATTCCCGCAGGTCTTTCAGAAAGATTTAATGTTGATAGATTTAGAATATACGTAAGTGGTGAGAACCTGTTTGAATTTACTAATGGGAACCTACCTATAGACCCTGAAGTAGATTATACCCAGGCAGGATTAAATGACACGAACACATTTGGACGTGTGTACCCATTCAGAAGATCTCTTTCTGCAGGAGTTCAGATAACTTTATAA
- the murQ gene encoding N-acetylmuramic acid 6-phosphate etherase: MNKKNPDTERTSNYDHLEKMSTIELLSNINKEDQTVAENVKKEITSIEKLVDQIVPKIEAGGRLFYIGAGTSGRLGVLDASECPPTFGVSAEIVVGLIAGGDTALRNAVENAEDDTQQAWKDLQEYNISEKDVLVGIAASGTTPYVIGGIKEARKNGIITGCIACSAGSPLGEASEFPIEVRTGPEFVTGSTRMKAGTAQKLVLNMISTSVMIKLGRIKGNKMVDMQLSNSKLVGRGVRMIMEELGVEKEEAEKLLKAHGSVRKALKR, translated from the coding sequence ATGAATAAAAAGAATCCTGATACAGAGAGAACTTCAAATTATGATCATCTGGAAAAGATGAGCACAATTGAATTATTATCTAATATTAATAAGGAAGACCAAACCGTTGCTGAAAACGTAAAAAAGGAAATTACGTCTATTGAAAAACTGGTAGATCAAATCGTACCAAAGATAGAAGCAGGAGGCAGGTTATTCTATATAGGAGCCGGGACAAGCGGTCGCCTGGGTGTTTTAGATGCGTCTGAATGTCCACCAACTTTTGGAGTTAGCGCAGAAATTGTGGTAGGACTTATCGCCGGCGGAGATACAGCCTTAAGAAATGCTGTAGAAAATGCTGAAGACGATACCCAGCAGGCATGGAAAGATCTTCAGGAATATAATATTTCTGAAAAGGATGTTCTCGTTGGTATCGCAGCTTCTGGTACCACACCTTATGTGATTGGGGGTATTAAGGAAGCAAGAAAAAATGGAATTATTACCGGTTGTATTGCCTGTAGTGCGGGTAGCCCACTTGGAGAAGCTTCAGAATTTCCCATAGAAGTAAGAACAGGACCTGAGTTTGTTACGGGAAGTACTCGTATGAAAGCAGGCACCGCTCAAAAACTTGTCTTAAATATGATCTCTACTTCCGTAATGATCAAATTAGGAAGAATTAAAGGGAATAAGATGGTAGATATGCAATTGTCTAATAGTAAGCTTGTGGGGCGTGGAGTACGTATGATTATGGAAGAACTTGGTGTTGAAAAAGAAGAGGCAGAAAAGCTTTTAAAAGCGCACGGAAGTGTAAGAAAAGCTTTAAAAAGATAA